In Alteromonas naphthalenivorans, one DNA window encodes the following:
- a CDS encoding DUF3299 domain-containing protein — MMKFFLRARIGIFVAITGMLFYPTTYAEDIEASDYQEVEWTQLMPEEDLAALLNPPDYLAGIEDGSQEDSVEAFGNQDFDNETTNRFQQALTSTQVVKTFENKPIRIPGFIVPLESSESQMVTEFFIVPYFGACIHMPPPPPNQIIYVSIEQGVELESLYDPFWFEGTLAIDTTENAMGTAAYRLEHVNVKPYEG; from the coding sequence ATGATGAAGTTCTTCTTACGCGCCCGCATTGGTATTTTTGTCGCGATAACAGGCATGCTTTTTTATCCTACAACATATGCTGAAGATATCGAAGCATCTGACTATCAAGAGGTGGAATGGACGCAGTTAATGCCTGAAGAAGATTTGGCGGCGCTGTTAAATCCACCAGATTATTTAGCTGGTATTGAAGACGGCTCTCAAGAAGATTCCGTGGAAGCCTTTGGCAATCAAGATTTTGATAACGAAACTACCAATCGCTTTCAACAAGCGCTGACATCAACGCAAGTCGTTAAAACCTTTGAGAATAAACCCATCCGTATTCCTGGCTTTATTGTTCCGCTTGAAAGCAGCGAATCGCAAATGGTCACAGAGTTTTTTATCGTACCTTACTTCGGTGCATGCATTCACATGCCTCCACCACCGCCCAATCAAATTATTTACGTGAGTATTGAGCAAGGTGTTGAACTGGAAAGTTTGTACGATCCATTCTGGTTCGAAGGCACCTTGGCTATCGACACCACTGAAAATGCGATGGGCACCGCGGCGTACCGTTTAGAGCACGTCAATGTGAAACCATACGAGGGATAA
- a CDS encoding LLM class flavin-dependent oxidoreductase — translation MSLPLSLLDLAPISEGQSISDALSNSRELAKQAERSGYQRVWLAEHHGMHGVASSATAVMLGNIAGATNHIRVGAGGVMLPNHAPLVIAEQFGTLETLYPGRIDLGLGRAPGTDMATAKALRRNLNSNAHVDTYPDDIKELQHYLGTPVPGQKIIAVPGANTHIPLWLLGSSLYSAQLAASVGLPYSFASHFAPEQLFDALHVYRSMFKPSETQESPYVMAGVMAVVADTDEEAQYLFTSVQQQFMNMRRGLNKPFARPVDDLSAICSEADYAMLSHVLRYALVGSKATVAAQLAKFVEATEVDEVIVSMPIHNVEARLKSVVLLAEVEG, via the coding sequence ATGTCACTACCCCTTTCACTACTCGATCTTGCCCCTATTTCCGAAGGGCAAAGCATAAGCGATGCATTAAGTAACTCGCGAGAGTTAGCTAAGCAAGCAGAGCGCAGTGGGTATCAACGAGTGTGGTTGGCAGAACATCACGGTATGCATGGCGTGGCGAGCTCTGCTACCGCCGTTATGTTAGGTAACATTGCCGGCGCAACAAACCATATTCGTGTGGGTGCAGGTGGTGTAATGCTGCCAAATCACGCACCATTGGTTATCGCCGAGCAATTCGGCACATTGGAAACCTTATATCCTGGGCGTATTGATTTAGGGCTTGGCCGAGCCCCAGGCACCGACATGGCTACCGCTAAGGCATTGCGCCGCAATCTTAATAGCAACGCACATGTAGACACCTACCCCGATGACATAAAAGAGCTTCAACATTATTTAGGTACGCCAGTGCCTGGGCAGAAAATTATCGCTGTGCCGGGTGCCAACACACATATTCCGTTATGGTTGCTAGGTTCTAGTTTATACAGTGCGCAACTGGCCGCGTCGGTAGGCTTGCCTTATTCTTTTGCGTCGCATTTTGCACCAGAGCAACTGTTCGATGCCTTGCATGTGTATCGTTCAATGTTTAAACCATCAGAAACCCAAGAGTCGCCCTATGTGATGGCGGGGGTAATGGCGGTAGTGGCCGATACCGATGAAGAAGCGCAATACTTGTTTACCTCGGTTCAACAACAGTTTATGAATATGCGCCGAGGGCTTAACAAGCCGTTTGCTAGACCCGTAGACGATTTATCGGCAATTTGCAGCGAAGCAGATTACGCCATGTTGTCTCATGTATTACGTTATGCACTGGTGGGTTCAAAAGCCACGGTTGCCGCACAGTTAGCTAAATTTGTAGAGGCAACTGAAGTGGATGAGGTGATTGTTTCAATGCCAATTCATAACGTAGAGGCACGACTAAAAAGCGTGGTGCTTTTGGCCGAAGTAGAGGGGTAG
- a CDS encoding DUF3299 domain-containing protein — protein MSKVAAKENELAAVNAKRKPLKIVLLLFVFLVAGSVFARLVQLYWPSIKHQLYTSEALYQTSNPELQALFSQEVEQKSVVRLGWQDLLPEQEEATLRRYQSGNDTSDLSPTQIGTVQSITNQLLLSIQASSDENYISALHSTNIVHTILGKAISISGFIVPIEVNEDRTLQSFFVVPYYGACIHFPPPPPNQIIFVQLPDGFAHHNLADAFTLTGILEQGMFEDPLGTSAYILNVHDIEAYHGQPDDFRAH, from the coding sequence GTGAGTAAAGTCGCTGCTAAAGAAAACGAGCTGGCTGCAGTTAACGCTAAGCGCAAACCATTGAAGATAGTACTACTTCTTTTCGTTTTCTTAGTGGCTGGCAGTGTATTCGCCAGGCTAGTTCAACTATATTGGCCCAGCATAAAACATCAGTTATACACTAGCGAAGCACTTTATCAGACCAGCAACCCTGAGTTACAGGCCTTATTCAGCCAAGAAGTTGAACAAAAAAGTGTAGTGCGCTTAGGTTGGCAAGACTTACTGCCAGAACAAGAAGAAGCCACCTTACGTCGATATCAATCAGGGAACGACACAAGTGACTTATCGCCTACCCAAATCGGCACCGTTCAGTCTATAACGAATCAATTGCTATTATCTATTCAAGCCAGTAGCGATGAAAATTACATTTCAGCCCTTCACTCAACCAATATAGTACACACCATTTTAGGCAAAGCGATTTCTATTTCCGGCTTTATTGTACCGATAGAAGTGAATGAAGATCGCACACTACAAAGCTTTTTCGTGGTGCCTTACTACGGCGCTTGTATTCACTTTCCCCCTCCACCACCCAATCAAATTATTTTTGTACAACTGCCCGATGGATTTGCCCATCACAATTTAGCCGATGCATTTACGTTAACGGGTATTTTAGAACAGGGTATGTTTGAAGACCCCCTTGGAACCTCAGCGTATATCCTTAACGTGCACGACATTGAGGCTTACCATGGTCAGCCTGATGACTTTCGAGCTCACTAG
- a CDS encoding ZrgA family zinc uptake protein produces MKKPCLAVSLLFFSSVGFAVNAQQHVHGQGELLVSQEGSMLHLQLVLPAADALGFEHEPETTEQLNNQNLLAERFTLNTNVIDVEGKCELVGVEHTLEAHEDHHKSDHEDAHEAHSGDHDEAHKSEHALHKEHDEHEGHDEHEEENHQNIEVEYQFHCDDAVSGITVTLFESMPSLSAIQAQWITERGQGLSELSAGQPTLRW; encoded by the coding sequence ATGAAAAAGCCCTGTTTAGCAGTCTCTTTACTCTTTTTTTCTAGTGTAGGATTTGCCGTAAATGCACAGCAGCATGTGCATGGGCAAGGCGAGCTTTTAGTTTCTCAAGAGGGCAGCATGCTTCACCTTCAGCTTGTATTACCTGCCGCAGATGCCCTTGGCTTTGAGCACGAGCCTGAAACGACCGAGCAACTAAATAATCAAAATTTGCTTGCCGAACGTTTCACCTTAAATACCAACGTGATTGATGTAGAGGGTAAATGCGAGTTAGTGGGTGTTGAGCACACATTAGAAGCGCATGAAGACCATCATAAAAGCGACCATGAAGATGCTCACGAAGCGCACTCGGGTGATCACGACGAGGCGCACAAGAGCGAGCATGCTTTGCACAAAGAACATGACGAGCATGAAGGGCACGATGAACACGAAGAAGAAAATCATCAAAATATTGAAGTTGAATATCAATTTCACTGTGATGATGCGGTATCTGGTATTACCGTTACCCTATTTGAATCGATGCCATCGCTAAGTGCTATCCAAGCTCAGTGGATCACTGAACGTGGACAAGGTCTTTCTGAGTTATCTGCCGGTCAGCCAACGTTACGCTGGTAA
- a CDS encoding ATP-binding protein, with translation MRIKSKLLAIYIPILFTGMALTGYWAYLTAYDSVREREYQLLTQTLSLTFIEFVRERHELLVNSGLENVPVFRDAYQKEVFDELAELHQSTGKHFAVSDKTTGAELFSTYEEWAPINTANATITTINATDIAFGESEWRDQDVLFACSKFDPWNWKLTVSQSTDELESSLSKIAWLTIAITLFTVILVSLFIGKITQYFVVSPIGKIKDATSSIAGNHKRVSIDVSGKDELSELAQDVEAMSADIENYVERAQAANKAKTDFLAVMSHEIRTPLNGIQGLATLLLDTPLDDKQKQYASDLRSSATILANVINDVLDLSKIESGMSEVDVTEFNLDSMLNDLITLLGINASANHTRLEYKSKNLDSVMVTSDVTKLRQIVINLASNAIKFTHKGTVTVTASLKKVAGPSVEENRLVISVKDTGIGIEPDRLEHIFDKFTQSDSSISRRYGGTGLGLSIAKELSQILGGDVKVMSRVGEGSCFTMSAMVSARTIDSASLQEAQSNLDKNTILKPGISVLLAEDNAINAVVAQALLEQLGCTVTHVDNGLKAAVKVEEETFDVIFMDIHMPVMDGVEATRRIRSLPSDVSQIPIIGLTAEAFKERHDAFKQDGMNDVVTKPITIEALKGSLLKLAL, from the coding sequence ATGCGAATTAAGTCGAAACTTTTAGCTATTTATATCCCCATTCTGTTTACAGGGATGGCGCTAACGGGCTATTGGGCCTATTTGACGGCTTATGACTCAGTGAGAGAGCGAGAATATCAGTTACTTACTCAAACCTTATCACTAACCTTTATTGAATTTGTGCGAGAGCGGCACGAATTGCTGGTGAATTCGGGTTTGGAAAATGTACCTGTATTTCGAGATGCCTATCAAAAAGAGGTATTTGACGAGCTAGCAGAGCTTCATCAATCAACCGGTAAGCATTTTGCGGTAAGTGATAAGACAACGGGTGCTGAGCTATTTAGCACCTATGAAGAATGGGCACCCATCAATACTGCCAACGCCACCATCACCACTATTAATGCTACCGATATTGCATTTGGTGAATCTGAGTGGAGAGACCAAGATGTACTCTTTGCCTGTAGCAAGTTCGACCCTTGGAACTGGAAGCTTACGGTTAGCCAATCTACCGATGAGCTCGAATCATCATTATCAAAAATAGCTTGGCTAACCATCGCTATTACCTTGTTTACGGTTATTTTAGTGAGTTTATTCATAGGGAAAATTACTCAGTATTTTGTGGTATCCCCAATTGGCAAAATTAAAGATGCAACGAGCAGTATTGCCGGTAATCACAAGCGGGTTAGCATTGATGTAAGCGGCAAAGATGAACTGAGTGAATTAGCCCAAGATGTAGAGGCCATGTCAGCAGACATCGAAAATTACGTGGAACGGGCACAAGCTGCCAATAAAGCCAAAACGGACTTTCTTGCCGTGATGAGCCACGAAATTCGCACGCCGTTAAACGGTATTCAAGGGCTTGCTACTTTATTGCTAGACACGCCGTTAGATGACAAGCAAAAGCAATATGCTTCAGATTTACGTTCTTCAGCCACCATTCTTGCCAATGTGATAAACGATGTACTCGATTTATCTAAAATTGAGTCTGGCATGTCAGAAGTTGATGTGACCGAATTTAATTTAGATAGCATGCTGAACGATCTTATTACCTTGCTAGGTATCAATGCGAGTGCAAACCACACGCGGTTAGAATATAAAAGTAAGAATTTGGACTCGGTAATGGTCACGAGTGATGTGACTAAACTGCGCCAGATAGTGATTAACCTAGCCAGTAACGCCATCAAATTCACACATAAAGGCACGGTGACGGTTACAGCAAGCCTTAAAAAGGTAGCTGGTCCATCGGTAGAAGAAAATCGTTTAGTCATTTCTGTGAAAGATACAGGCATTGGTATAGAACCCGATAGGCTTGAACATATTTTCGATAAGTTTACTCAATCTGATTCTTCTATTTCACGTCGTTATGGCGGCACAGGTTTAGGTTTGTCCATTGCTAAAGAGCTCTCACAGATACTAGGTGGCGATGTTAAAGTAATGAGCCGAGTGGGTGAAGGGTCGTGTTTTACTATGTCTGCTATGGTTAGCGCCCGCACTATTGATAGCGCGTCACTACAAGAAGCGCAAAGTAACCTAGATAAAAATACAATCCTTAAACCGGGTATTAGCGTACTACTGGCAGAAGATAATGCGATAAATGCCGTGGTGGCTCAGGCACTACTAGAACAGCTTGGGTGCACGGTTACTCATGTCGACAACGGTTTAAAAGCGGCAGTTAAAGTTGAAGAAGAGACCTTCGACGTTATCTTTATGGATATTCATATGCCAGTGATGGATGGTGTTGAAGCCACTAGGCGTATTCGAAGTTTACCGAGTGACGTAAGCCAAATTCCTATTATTGGGCTTACAGCAGAAGCCTTTAAAGAACGCCATGATGCCTTTAAACAAGACGGTATGAACGACGTAGTCACTAAACCTATTACCATTGAGGCATTAAAAG
- a CDS encoding ABC transporter permease, with protein MLVSLAWSSLGSRKKSVILTFLSLLISISVLLSVEHIRQQAKESFNRTISDVDLIVGAPSGQLNLLLYSVFRMGSPTSNINYASYEALQESKLVAWAIPISLGDSHRGFRVMGTNDNYFQHFKFGNKQALSFQNGKAFASLFEAVIGADVAKDLGYKVGDSVVISHGIGNTSFTNHDNTPFTITGILSATGTPVDKTVHVSLNAIEAIHLSASKQNQLLNDASSVNTTPDSVTAVMLGLTSKFATFKLQRDINNYKTDRLMAILPGVALTELWQMMGTVENLLRVISILVLISSLFGLSTMLLASMQQRKNEIAVLRVLGAGPGVIFTLVLVEALILVLLAIVAAIGLLSAALTLSSDWLASQYGLFLSANLLTIETLKVVSVITLAAIVTSAIPAFEAYKNALHSSLSAK; from the coding sequence ATGTTAGTGTCGTTAGCGTGGAGTAGTTTAGGTAGTCGCAAAAAATCAGTGATATTAACGTTTCTTTCGTTGCTGATTAGTATCAGTGTATTGCTAAGCGTTGAGCATATTCGCCAGCAGGCAAAAGAGAGCTTTAACCGAACTATTTCAGATGTTGATCTTATCGTTGGCGCCCCAAGCGGTCAGCTCAATCTCTTGTTGTATTCAGTGTTCAGGATGGGAAGCCCCACCAGTAACATCAACTATGCAAGCTATGAAGCACTGCAGGAAAGTAAATTAGTAGCGTGGGCAATTCCTATCTCTTTAGGAGATTCTCATCGCGGCTTTCGGGTAATGGGCACCAACGATAACTATTTTCAGCATTTCAAATTTGGTAACAAGCAAGCGCTCAGTTTTCAAAACGGTAAAGCTTTCGCGAGCTTATTTGAAGCGGTGATAGGCGCCGATGTGGCCAAAGATCTAGGGTATAAAGTGGGGGACAGTGTGGTGATTTCTCATGGTATTGGTAACACCAGTTTTACCAATCATGACAATACCCCTTTCACTATCACCGGCATACTTTCAGCCACTGGCACGCCAGTAGATAAAACCGTGCACGTAAGCTTAAACGCCATTGAAGCTATTCATTTATCGGCTTCAAAGCAAAACCAATTGCTCAACGATGCAAGCTCGGTAAATACCACGCCAGACAGTGTAACAGCGGTCATGCTTGGGCTAACCTCAAAGTTTGCGACCTTCAAACTTCAGCGCGATATCAACAACTACAAAACAGATAGGCTTATGGCCATACTGCCTGGCGTGGCGCTAACCGAGCTTTGGCAAATGATGGGTACGGTAGAAAACCTACTGCGAGTAATTAGCATTTTAGTGCTTATATCTTCATTGTTTGGCTTATCGACTATGTTGTTAGCTTCCATGCAGCAACGCAAAAACGAAATTGCCGTACTGCGGGTGTTAGGTGCAGGGCCTGGGGTTATTTTTACCTTGGTGTTAGTAGAAGCGTTAATTTTAGTATTGTTAGCGATTGTGGCGGCGATTGGGCTGCTTAGCGCAGCGTTAACCTTATCGAGTGATTGGCTTGCGTCTCAGTATGGTCTATTTTTAAGTGCAAATTTGCTTACAATAGAGACGTTAAAAGTGGTAAGTGTGATTACTTTGGCAGCCATTGTTACCTCGGCAATTCCTGCATTTGAAGCGTATAAAAACGCGCTGCATAGCTCCTTATCTGCCAAGTAG
- a CDS encoding ABC transporter ATP-binding protein, with amino-acid sequence MSAAPEQPLKNEAHAKKAVPNHGNAIALNDVKYHYADSNSSGLHIPTWKVNYGDRVFLHGHSGSGKTTLLNLLAGVLTPQSGELSLLGKPFSALPARQRDKFRAQHIGVVFQQFNLIPYLSVLKNIELATYFAKAGKTNVADAAEALLIGLNLPATILHQPANSLSVGQQQRVAIARALINKPEILLVDEPTSALDAAARDAFMTILIDMCKQQNTTLIFVSHDMYLKKFFETSVEMSSLKQSSLKQPAEAK; translated from the coding sequence TTGTCAGCAGCACCAGAGCAACCTTTGAAAAATGAAGCACACGCCAAAAAGGCAGTGCCTAACCACGGCAATGCTATTGCGCTTAATGACGTTAAATATCACTATGCAGATTCAAACAGCAGTGGACTGCATATACCTACGTGGAAGGTGAATTATGGTGATCGTGTTTTCTTACATGGTCATTCAGGCTCTGGCAAAACCACCTTGCTTAATCTGTTAGCAGGGGTGCTAACGCCACAAAGCGGCGAGTTATCGTTACTGGGCAAGCCATTTTCCGCCTTGCCTGCCAGGCAGCGCGATAAGTTTCGCGCGCAGCACATTGGCGTGGTTTTTCAGCAATTCAATTTGATTCCCTACCTAAGCGTGCTTAAAAATATTGAGCTGGCCACATATTTTGCAAAGGCAGGCAAAACCAATGTGGCCGATGCGGCCGAAGCATTGCTGATAGGGCTTAATTTGCCCGCTACTATTCTTCATCAGCCCGCTAATTCACTGAGTGTAGGGCAGCAGCAGCGGGTAGCCATTGCCCGTGCATTAATCAACAAACCAGAAATATTACTTGTAGATGAACCCACATCTGCCTTAGATGCCGCCGCACGAGACGCCTTTATGACCATTCTTATCGATATGTGTAAGCAGCAGAACACAACACTGATATTTGTAAGTCACGATATGTATTTGAAAAAGTTTTTTGAAACCAGTGTAGAGATGTCCTCGCTAAAACAGTCCTCGCTAAAACAGCCAGCGGAGGCCAAGTAA
- a CDS encoding CobW family GTP-binding protein yields MTSGKLEKLSAIPTNIISGFLGVGKTSAILSLLEAKPEHERWAVLVNEFGEIGIDGGFFKGVHTEQSGVFVREVPGGCMCCASGLSMQIALNQLLARARPHRLLIEPTGLGHPREVLEVLSADYYQEVLNIQKNITLVDARKLTDIRYTLHDTFNQQIDVADIVVGNKEDLYQDESKQLLIDYVANRRDPMPDIVFAQHGKLAPSLLEGASDVVKAMKQPIPRHSHGDEYHTHVNTGSAQHDHQDHHHHEHNQASNINEAPLPETGFVKIENSGEGFQSMGWRFSPYIVFNRNALHEWLGKLKVERLKAIMITHEGIFSYNIVDDAISEKELDDCLESRIEVIFNELDACDADTSKSNAGDISELWEQQLVACQLDEN; encoded by the coding sequence ATGACATCAGGCAAGCTTGAAAAGTTAAGTGCTATTCCAACCAATATTATCAGTGGTTTTTTAGGCGTAGGGAAAACAAGCGCCATTTTATCCTTACTAGAGGCTAAGCCAGAGCATGAGCGGTGGGCTGTTTTAGTTAATGAGTTTGGTGAAATTGGTATTGATGGTGGCTTTTTTAAGGGCGTACATACCGAACAAAGCGGTGTGTTTGTGCGTGAAGTACCCGGCGGCTGTATGTGCTGTGCTTCAGGGTTGTCTATGCAAATTGCGCTTAATCAGTTACTTGCACGCGCTCGACCCCATCGTTTACTCATAGAGCCTACGGGGCTAGGACACCCAAGGGAAGTCTTAGAAGTGTTATCAGCCGATTATTATCAAGAGGTGCTTAATATTCAAAAGAATATCACCTTGGTAGATGCCCGAAAGCTCACAGATATACGCTATACACTGCATGATACTTTCAACCAGCAAATTGATGTTGCGGATATTGTCGTAGGTAACAAAGAAGATTTATACCAAGATGAATCTAAACAGTTGCTCATTGATTACGTTGCTAACCGCCGCGACCCCATGCCGGATATTGTTTTTGCACAGCATGGGAAATTAGCGCCATCGTTGCTAGAGGGGGCTTCTGATGTGGTTAAAGCAATGAAGCAACCTATACCTCGTCATTCTCATGGTGACGAATATCACACCCATGTAAACACTGGTAGCGCTCAACACGATCATCAAGATCATCACCACCATGAGCACAATCAAGCTAGTAATATTAACGAAGCGCCCCTACCTGAAACCGGCTTTGTTAAAATTGAAAATAGTGGAGAAGGCTTTCAAAGTATGGGGTGGCGTTTTTCACCTTATATTGTCTTTAACCGAAACGCGTTACATGAATGGTTAGGCAAGCTAAAGGTGGAAAGGCTTAAAGCAATAATGATCACCCATGAAGGTATTTTTAGCTACAACATTGTAGACGATGCAATATCAGAAAAAGAATTGGATGATTGTTTAGAAAGCCGTATAGAAGTAATTTTTAATGAATTGGATGCTTGTGATGCAGATACTTCTAAATCGAACGCCGGCGACATTAGCGAGCTGTGGGAGCAGCAATTAGTTGCATGTCAGCTAGATGAAAACTAA
- a CDS encoding IS5 family transposase, with the protein MPRLMLTDKRWQKLLQVMKSTGRIYNKPEHRMTFEGILFRLRTGIPWRDLPTEFGGWSAVYRRFNLWSKKGLLNMLFNELAKLADYDWVFADGSIVKAHQHSAGAATKDNECIGKSRGGNSTKIHLAVDSGGLPIYFELSEGQRNDIARAQSLVDHLREVNIFVGDKGYDSDALREYIEAKGGISVIPKRNYGQDIDKGSVDWCLYKYRHLVENAFARIKHYRSISTRYEKLARNYASMVSLAFSMMWLPMYC; encoded by the coding sequence ATGCCGAGACTAATGCTAACTGATAAGCGGTGGCAAAAGCTACTTCAAGTAATGAAGAGTACAGGCCGCATTTACAATAAACCAGAACATAGAATGACGTTTGAAGGGATACTCTTCCGGCTGAGAACAGGAATTCCTTGGCGTGATTTACCAACAGAATTCGGCGGTTGGAGCGCCGTTTATCGCCGATTCAATTTATGGTCGAAGAAAGGTTTATTGAATATGTTATTCAATGAGTTAGCCAAACTGGCTGATTACGACTGGGTCTTTGCTGATGGTTCGATTGTCAAAGCTCATCAGCATAGTGCCGGAGCAGCTACTAAGGATAATGAGTGCATTGGAAAAAGCCGAGGTGGTAACTCCACAAAAATTCATTTAGCCGTGGATAGTGGTGGGCTTCCAATTTATTTTGAACTATCAGAAGGCCAGAGAAATGATATAGCTCGGGCTCAAAGTCTGGTTGACCATTTAAGGGAAGTAAACATTTTCGTAGGTGACAAAGGCTACGATAGTGACGCATTAAGAGAATATATTGAAGCCAAAGGAGGTATCTCCGTCATACCGAAACGGAACTATGGCCAAGATATAGACAAAGGCAGCGTTGATTGGTGCCTCTATAAATATCGCCACCTAGTTGAAAACGCCTTTGCTCGAATAAAGCATTATCGTTCAATATCAACGAGGTATGAAAAGTTAGCAAGGAATTATGCCAGCATGGTATCACTGGCATTTTCGATGATGTGGCTACCCATGTACTGCTGA
- a CDS encoding MerC domain-containing protein has protein sequence MNFQKISDKAAIALSMLCVVHCLLFPVLLLLLPPLAGILALDDELFHKTLLFFVVPISVIALMMGYLYHRNHTMLLVGGVGLSLLILAAVLGHDVLG, from the coding sequence ATGAATTTTCAAAAAATAAGCGATAAAGCTGCCATAGCACTGTCTATGCTATGCGTGGTGCACTGCTTATTATTTCCTGTTTTATTACTTCTTCTCCCGCCGCTAGCGGGCATATTAGCTTTAGATGACGAGTTGTTTCATAAAACGTTGCTGTTCTTCGTAGTGCCCATCAGTGTTATTGCACTCATGATGGGCTACCTTTACCACCGAAATCACACCATGCTTTTGGTGGGTGGTGTAGGGCTATCATTGCTTATTTTAGCCGCAGTGTTAGGGCACGATGTGTTGGGCTAA
- a CDS encoding cupin domain-containing protein, whose product MTNNNMKTLTKEQVIEQLNLSHHFEGGYFRQSFKADHRDKVTTARGERTTMTAIYYMLTNDNSIDHFHTKYSDGIEFYHMGSPITYHMIYPDGHYEKVVVGPDIANGQQLQLAVPGGTYKAAELTDGDYGLVSEAVSPGWEPEDMIEVFQHELLRRVDLS is encoded by the coding sequence ATGACGAACAATAATATGAAGACGTTAACGAAAGAACAAGTCATTGAACAACTCAACCTCTCTCATCACTTCGAAGGTGGGTATTTTCGCCAAAGCTTTAAAGCGGATCACAGAGACAAAGTAACAACGGCGCGTGGTGAACGCACCACCATGACCGCTATTTATTATATGCTTACGAACGACAATAGTATTGACCATTTTCATACTAAGTATTCCGATGGCATTGAGTTTTACCATATGGGCTCGCCCATTACTTACCATATGATTTACCCAGATGGCCATTACGAAAAAGTGGTAGTAGGGCCTGATATTGCCAATGGCCAGCAGTTGCAGCTTGCTGTACCTGGGGGCACTTATAAAGCGGCCGAGTTAACCGATGGCGACTATGGTTTGGTGAGCGAAGCGGTATCCCCTGGGTGGGAACCTGAAGATATGATTGAAGTTTTTCAGCATGAGTTGCTAAGGCGTGTTGATCTTTCGTGA
- a CDS encoding ABC transporter substrate-binding protein: protein MKKTSLLIVSILLCFVFHAQVNAKPLRVVIIETGPLPVVINTKDAFIDELTLVMPDHEIDVEIYNAEGLEEKARSIVETITEQAAPDLLVPIATLATRAVYNFSAAAEIPTLFMTVADPVKEGIVTAFGEHSTSNITGESHVLDAKVKLDMLDGLLKASALEEPITIGLVHSEYPSSKSSVESLLALESQYDNVKFVTVSTAYVEGTLGLGAMRAGIVEVLKEKVETSGLDAYWLSTGPLLQADDLINVIYKETKLLPIFAESIESVQQGALLGVVADEKSIGKSGALRAKRILSGERANTMAVTRMDKYTIGVNVSTAIKMHIPIPSSYLKLSKDHVYQ, encoded by the coding sequence ATGAAAAAAACGTCACTACTCATTGTGAGTATACTCCTTTGTTTTGTATTTCACGCTCAGGTTAACGCTAAACCACTACGTGTGGTCATAATAGAAACGGGTCCTTTACCGGTAGTGATAAATACAAAAGATGCCTTTATCGATGAACTTACGCTGGTTATGCCCGATCATGAAATAGACGTAGAAATATATAATGCAGAGGGTCTAGAAGAAAAGGCGAGGTCTATTGTGGAAACAATCACCGAGCAAGCAGCGCCGGACCTGTTAGTACCAATTGCTACGCTTGCCACTAGGGCGGTTTACAACTTTTCCGCTGCGGCTGAGATTCCTACTTTATTTATGACAGTGGCAGACCCTGTAAAAGAGGGCATAGTCACTGCGTTTGGCGAACATAGCACGTCAAACATAACCGGTGAATCTCACGTATTAGATGCCAAGGTGAAGTTGGATATGCTTGATGGCTTACTAAAAGCCTCTGCACTGGAGGAACCCATCACTATTGGGCTGGTGCACTCAGAATACCCATCTTCAAAAAGTTCGGTAGAAAGCCTGTTAGCACTCGAGAGTCAGTATGATAACGTGAAGTTTGTGACGGTGAGCACCGCCTATGTTGAAGGCACTTTAGGGTTAGGTGCTATGCGTGCTGGTATAGTGGAAGTGCTTAAAGAAAAAGTAGAAACATCTGGCCTCGATGCTTATTGGCTTTCCACTGGCCCCTTGCTTCAAGCCGACGATCTCATTAATGTTATTTACAAAGAAACTAAACTATTACCGATTTTTGCCGAAAGTATAGAGTCTGTACAGCAAGGTGCGTTACTTGGCGTTGTAGCAGATGAAAAGAGTATCGGTAAATCAGGTGCATTACGCGCCAAGAGGATCTTAAGTGGCGAGAGGGCGAATACCATGGCTGTCACTAGAATGGATAAATACACAATAGGGGTGAATGTATCTACCGCCATCAAGATGCATATTCCTATTCCGTCGTCGTATTTAAAGTTATCGAAAGATCACGTTTATCAATAA